One Thalassotalea hakodatensis DNA segment encodes these proteins:
- a CDS encoding alpha/beta hydrolase, producing the protein MDSLRFQPKVLSLLIILLSAFLPCLATAQATSMNCMSLNEDVAQIRKFADEATFRSVLPVDKEIKFNYQSLPSFGEYLTFARQHIEQLNPKAKIKCSIDTAISELYLKKNLSERTVVDLIQPFEITPPEAETVVLLIHGLTDSPFMFHDLAKQFYQRGIAVRTLLLPGHGTAPSALIDIDEQQWRTAAKYGVQRALKDYNSVYLGGFSTGGALLIDQLLSSQWQPEEVARIKGLLLWSPASKAKSDFAWAARYIDYLPFYDYLSKGADIDIAKYESFAINAGAQVHKLMLRISPNKVSFKQPPDVPVFSVVSDVDTTINTMATLTLLKRWHRGENRQSKTADQLMYFGNEALLQGFPDTFKVSRAHCNNKPFCQHVLNVAHTATTNAPNNVYYGVHGIYRNCQHINENAYFLSCKTDDENYMGETTKTNKQQYPAMQRLTFNPQFDQMIILLDQFINNTSM; encoded by the coding sequence ATGGACAGTTTACGTTTTCAGCCAAAGGTATTATCACTGCTTATTATTTTGTTAAGCGCTTTTTTGCCATGTTTAGCAACTGCGCAAGCAACATCAATGAATTGTATGTCGCTAAACGAAGATGTCGCGCAAATAAGAAAGTTTGCCGATGAAGCAACCTTTCGATCAGTATTACCCGTTGATAAAGAAATAAAGTTTAATTATCAATCACTACCAAGTTTTGGTGAATATTTAACATTCGCTCGTCAGCATATAGAGCAATTAAACCCTAAAGCGAAGATAAAGTGTTCGATAGATACAGCAATAAGTGAGCTTTATTTAAAGAAAAATCTATCTGAAAGAACGGTTGTTGATTTAATTCAACCTTTTGAAATAACGCCTCCAGAAGCTGAAACCGTTGTTTTATTGATTCATGGATTAACAGATTCACCCTTTATGTTTCATGATCTAGCAAAGCAGTTTTATCAACGTGGTATTGCAGTTAGAACGCTATTGTTACCTGGGCATGGTACAGCGCCTTCAGCCTTAATTGATATCGATGAACAACAATGGAGAACAGCCGCTAAGTATGGTGTTCAACGGGCATTGAAAGATTATAACTCTGTTTACCTTGGCGGCTTTTCAACAGGCGGAGCCTTACTTATTGATCAGTTACTTTCTTCGCAATGGCAGCCAGAAGAAGTTGCACGTATCAAAGGATTATTGCTTTGGTCTCCTGCGAGTAAAGCAAAGTCAGATTTTGCTTGGGCTGCAAGATATATTGATTACCTTCCTTTTTATGATTATCTCAGTAAAGGGGCTGATATCGATATCGCTAAATATGAGTCATTTGCCATTAATGCGGGCGCGCAAGTACATAAACTGATGTTGCGTATTTCACCCAATAAAGTGTCATTTAAACAACCCCCAGATGTCCCTGTTTTTTCGGTTGTCAGTGATGTAGATACAACCATTAACACAATGGCGACTCTTACTTTACTCAAGCGCTGGCACCGCGGTGAAAATCGCCAATCTAAAACAGCAGATCAATTAATGTATTTTGGCAACGAAGCGCTATTACAAGGATTTCCAGATACATTTAAGGTGAGTAGAGCACACTGTAACAATAAGCCATTTTGCCAGCACGTGTTAAATGTTGCCCATACAGCGACAACTAACGCACCTAATAACGTATATTATGGTGTGCATGGCATATATAGAAATTGTCAGCATATTAATGAAAATGCTTATTTTCTTTCTTGTAAAACCGATGATGAAAACTACATGGGTGAAACCACGAAAACGAATAAACAACAATACCCTGCAATGCAACGATTAACGTTTAATCCTCAATTTGATCAAATGATTATCTTGCTTGATCAATTTATAAACAACACCAGCATGTGA
- a CDS encoding Crp/Fnr family transcriptional regulator, translated as MLTKSLAFQQLLQVMNTYYPISESTWQCFQKICQFHEVKANSIIYPLAETPSSFSFIYQGLMRAYSVDNKGNEYNKIFFTEDMFPGSMTSLLTNTPALLAIETVEDSVYISIDFAKFRQLLSKNEEIKLFHIHYLEKNWVLAKDAREIELVQQDATTRYQNFVDLFPQLNQRLPQYHIASHLGITPTQLSRIRKNITR; from the coding sequence ATGCTAACTAAATCTCTCGCGTTCCAACAATTACTTCAAGTAATGAATACCTATTACCCGATTAGCGAGTCAACTTGGCAGTGTTTTCAAAAAATTTGTCAATTTCATGAAGTGAAAGCGAATAGCATTATTTATCCTTTAGCAGAAACCCCAAGTTCATTTTCTTTTATTTATCAAGGATTAATGCGTGCTTATAGCGTTGACAATAAAGGTAATGAATACAATAAAATTTTTTTTACTGAGGATATGTTTCCAGGTTCAATGACCTCTTTATTAACAAACACTCCGGCTTTATTGGCGATAGAAACCGTGGAAGATAGCGTTTACATTTCGATTGATTTTGCAAAGTTCCGCCAACTTCTAAGCAAAAATGAAGAAATAAAACTTTTTCATATCCATTACTTAGAAAAAAACTGGGTGCTTGCAAAAGATGCGAGAGAGATTGAATTAGTTCAACAAGACGCTACAACACGTTATCAAAACTTTGTAGATCTTTTTCCACAATTAAACCAACGATTACCGCAATATCATATCGCTTCACACCTTGGCATTACACCTACTCAATTATCTAGGATCAGAAAAAACATTACTCGCTAA
- a CDS encoding NAD(P)H-dependent oxidoreductase, translated as MNTLTALQWRYAVKTFSSQRLTEQQIALLIESTRLAPSAFGLQPLRLIVISDQQLKEKLLPYSYGQEKVVQCSHLFIFAHYVGDRQTLVNNYFTQYCRGNNTEAHQILSYQQQVSQFVNSMDNAAFDKWSSEQAYIALGTLLTAAAFNQIDSCPMTGFEQQKYDDILALKDSNYKTTVICPVGLRAKNDKYANYAKIRNSLEQFAEMR; from the coding sequence ATGAATACATTAACGGCATTACAATGGCGATACGCTGTAAAAACCTTTTCTTCACAGCGATTAACTGAACAACAAATCGCCCTACTTATCGAATCAACTCGATTGGCACCTTCTGCTTTTGGCCTTCAACCGTTAAGGTTAATTGTTATATCAGATCAACAACTCAAGGAAAAATTACTGCCCTATTCATACGGACAAGAAAAGGTGGTGCAGTGTTCACACCTATTCATTTTTGCACATTATGTTGGCGATCGACAAACCCTCGTTAATAACTATTTTACTCAATATTGTAGGGGAAATAACACAGAAGCACATCAGATACTTTCTTACCAGCAACAAGTATCACAGTTTGTCAATTCGATGGATAACGCAGCATTTGATAAATGGTCCAGCGAACAAGCCTATATAGCATTGGGTACGTTGTTAACAGCAGCAGCCTTTAATCAAATAGACAGTTGTCCAATGACCGGCTTTGAACAGCAAAAGTACGATGACATTCTAGCACTCAAAGATAGTAATTATAAAACGACAGTTATTTGCCCTGTTGGCTTGCGAGCAAAAAATGATAAGTATGCTAACTATGCAAAAATACGGAACTCCCTAGAACAATTTGCTGAAATGAGGTAA
- a CDS encoding DMT family transporter, producing the protein MFNLILLALLAGSAIAIQAMINSKLALLLNNTLLATACAFFIAFISVLVLYLIMGNTVKFNQLTQVPSLIWYTGGVLSALGVGLLYYLIPKLGAGSLMSFALTSQLICAMIFSHFGWLSLPQKTMNLESTLGASLMIIGLILINWKAV; encoded by the coding sequence ATGTTCAATTTAATCTTGCTTGCATTACTTGCAGGTTCAGCCATTGCTATACAAGCAATGATAAACAGCAAATTGGCGCTTCTGTTAAATAATACTTTACTGGCAACCGCCTGTGCTTTTTTTATCGCTTTTATTTCAGTCTTGGTACTTTATCTGATCATGGGCAATACCGTTAAATTCAACCAATTAACCCAAGTGCCAAGTTTAATCTGGTATACCGGAGGCGTACTTAGTGCACTTGGTGTGGGTTTACTTTACTATTTGATCCCTAAATTGGGTGCTGGCTCCCTAATGTCATTTGCATTAACGAGCCAACTCATATGTGCGATGATATTTAGTCATTTTGGCTGGCTGTCTTTACCTCAAAAAACAATGAATCTTGAAAGTACGTTAGGTGCTTCGTTGATGATAATAGGACTCATTTTGATAAACTGGAAAGCCGTATGA